The genomic DNA TCATATTCAAGAATAAGCCTTACGATAGCTAAAGCTGTTTCTACATCAAAATTAGACCACGGAGCAGATTTACTTTTAATTTTTTCTTTCCACAATTTAAATGAACTTCTGGGTGAAAGTCTAAATCCTGCTTTGGTTTCTTCTACCTTTTTTTCAGGTTTACCTGCCCAGTTTATTTCGACTTTTATAGGTTTTCTAAACCAGATAATTGTATCGTTATTAGAATGATTAATGGGTACAACCATTAAGCCTCCTTCTAAGCCTAAAATAGGTTTTTCATCTTTAAAAGTTTTATCTACCTCATTAGTTTGAAAAATAGCTAATGGGCTGTTCGATTTAAAATAGTCGAATAAAGCGTTTAATTTCTCTGTGCTTAATGTAGTATTAAATTGTTGAATTTTTCCTTTTATGCTTATAGCCATTCCATCAGCTTTCATAATACCCATAAGCTCTTCGGCTATTTGCTCATCTATTGAGTTTTTCTCCAATAGTTTTTTAGAAAGCTTTCCTAACAACAAAGACCTGCTTGAATTTTCTTTCTTATTTGCTATTTCGTTAAAAGATGAAAGCAAGGTGGAGAACATATGGCCGATTACTTCTACAACCATTCTTGTTCTGTAGGCTACATGTTTGCTAGTTAAATGATGGCAGGCGATTAAACCCCATAATTTACCATCTTGTATAACTGATACTGACATAGAAGCTCCAACTCCCATGTTTTCGAGGTATTGAATATGTACCGGAGAAACACTTCTTAAAACAGAATAGGTCATATCCAAAGGCAATAGATGTTCGATGTCTTTGCTACCTATTATTTTAGAAGGTTTATACCTTATATCACTTATTATTCTTAAAAAGTTTTTTGAGTATAACTCACGAGCTTGAGGAGGTATATCACTTGCCGGAAAATTCAAACCTTTATAGCTTGGTACATTCTCTTTCTTGTCTTCAGCTATTACTCTACCATTCCACTCATTATCAAATTCATAAAGCTTAACTCGATCAAAATCTGTTAACTTACGAATATGGGCTACTACTGTATCAAATAACTCTTCTTTTGAAGAAGCTTTTCTTAATGCAGTGGCAAAGTTTCTTAAGTCATCGTAAAAGAAATCGTACTTGAGGTTAATATCATCTTCAGGAACTAACTCGATTTCGAAAACAATAAAATCACTTGAGATATATGCATTAGCGTCGTATTCAACCTCATCAATTTCAATTCTTATTGCTTGTATGGGATTTAGCGGTTTATTAATAACCACTCGCTTAAGTAGGAGGGTGTTTTTTTCTCCAAGAATTGTTTCGATAGACTGCTCTAATGCATCTTCTGCAGATGCGTCAAAAAAATATGAAAGATTGTCGCTTACACACTTGATTTTATAATTGGAAGCGTCTAAGGCAAATAATACTCCATGAGGCTGAACTGAGCCTGGAGTAATTATCGGTTCAGAAGCACAGCTTTCTAAAGCTTTTGTCAAAAATTCTTCTGAAATTTCCTGACGAACAAATAAACCATCTTTCTTATTTTCCATATAGCAATAATATAAAAATGCTATGAAAAAGTTGCATTATTTTGGTCTATACTTTGTTAAAAATAATAATAAATTTATCAAAATGCCTCTTTTTGATTATGGGAGTATAACATTTTTAAGAAATGCATTTTTGGACATATGATGATATATTTGAACGTAGTCTAATTTTACTTTAAATATTGAATCTCTTTGCTTTCTGTGAAATTCAATTAAAATTCCTTTTCGCCAAATTCACTTTTTATAAACTTGGCTTTATTATTAGACTTATTTAAGGTATAACTGAGGTTTAAAATTAGCATATCAACTTCGTATACATAATTAGTAGTTGTATAAAACTCATTATCTCTCCAAGTAGTAATTCGTTGTTCATTGGCTTCCCATAAGCCCATATCTATGTTTAACCATTGCAATGTAGCTGTGAGTCTTTCGTCTAAAAATGTTTTCCTTATAGAAAGATTTGGTACTAAATATTTAGAGTCTTCGCCTTGTGCAGTCAGTTGTTTAGAAAGATAATTTATAGAGAATTGAATTCTCCAGTTTCGAGCTATACCAAAGTTTGCATTTCCATTAATATTATACATCCAACTAGACCTATCTATTGGTCTATTATCAAAAGCACCTTTAATATTAGATTTATAAATATTAAAACCAGCAAAGATTTTTAACCAGTTATAAGGATTTAATTCTGTGCCCAGTTCTGCTCCAATTGTTCTGGCTCTACCAACATTAGAATAAATACGATTGAGAATAGTGTCATTATATATCGTATTTACACGGTTTACAAGATTTTCTACATTTCTAAAATAAGCGTTTAGAAAGATAGAATTATCGCCAAAGTCGTATATAATACCTGTTTCTAATAAATCTATAAATTCTGGTTTTAGCTCAGGATCACCTTGCTCAAATGTTTCAGAATGCTCTCTTTCTGGAAAAGGATTCATTTTGAAAGTGGTAGTTCTTTCTACTCGTTTACTATAAGCTGCTTTAAGTTTTAAATTGGAATTTACTTGATAAAGTAAGCTTGCACTTGGGTACAGTTTTACAAAATCATAATTATAAGTGCTATCAATTAAACCAAGTTTATCTTTTAAATACAGTGCCCTGTCCATCATTTCTATTCGTAAACCTGCTTGGTATTCAAACTTTCCTTTAGAACCAGAAAGCTGAGAGTAAGCAGAATGTAAAATGCGTTGTAAGTTTACAGAACTTGAAAACTCAGGTACCAATTCAAAAATACCCGTTTCCAAATTTTTTCGCTCATATACAAAATCTCCTGTATGGTCTAAATTTCTAAACTGATATCCCATTTCTAAAACACCAATGGGTAATTTGGCAGTTTTGTAATCTAGCTGAAAACGGAAACCTTTTAAAGGATTATCATTTGTATTATATTCTTCTTGAACAATTTCTGTAGTGTTTGGCCAACTTAGATTTTTGTTAGTAGTAGGACCACCTAACATAGTATATTCATATAAAAGGGAAGTGGAAAGGGTAGAGCTATTTTCGAATTTATGACTATAATCGATACTGCCTAAAACAAAATCGCCTTTTCTTATTCTAAGGTTTTCATTAAAATATTGATAGGTGTATATTCTGTTACCAGTGCTTATATTCTGTGCATTATTATCGTAATACAAAATGTCGGCAGTTCTATCTTTAGATCTTTTACCAGCATAAAAGCCCAAATTAAATGCATTGTTTTTATTAGGTGTATAAGCAATTGAAAATCTGCCAGAGTAGCTTGTTTCATCGAAACTTCGTTCCCCATCAGAAGGAAAAGTAGTTAGTGTATCGTCAATAATCGTATACACATTTCCTTCTCTTCTACCTGCTAAATCGTTTCGTGAGTAGCTGGTACCTACAGAAATATCCCAATCCTTTTTACGAAAGTTTAAAGTAAAATCACCGCCATAGCGAGATGCATTTTCTGCATTATTATAATTTTGAATGCTAGGTAACCCTACTTTTCCATTAACTAATAAATATAAACCATCTGTAGCACCTTGTTTCGTAATAATGTTAATCATTCCGGCTTTTCCTTCAGGATCATATTTAGCAGAAGGAGCAGTAATAATTTCTATATTATCTATGGCATTTGCCGGAAGCTGATTTAATATTGTTTCGGGACTTGTTTGAACAGGTTTGCCATTAATCATTACTACAAAACCTGTAGAACCTCTCACAGAAATTACACCTTGAGCATTTACACTTACAGAGGGCATATTTCGTAAAATATCGGTAGCGGTTCCACCCTTACCAGATTCAAACAAACTTGCCTGAAATACTTGTCTATCAATTTTATGTGTGGCTGTTACTTTTTTACCAGAAATTTCTATTTCGTTTAAAAATTGCTGATTTGGAACCAGAGCAATTGTTCCGAGCTGTATATTTTGATCTTTTGAGACTAAAAGATTCTCAATTTTTACTGGTTCAAAACCAAGAAATTTGGCTATTAGGTAATAGTTACCGGCATTAATGTCTTTAATAATAAAATCACCATTATCATTAGAAATGCTCCCTCCAACTAATGAGCTGTCGTTACTTTGGTAAATGGCTAGGCTGCCATATTCAATCGGGCTATTTTCTGTAGCATCGGTAAGTTTACCTTTAATAGTAGTTTGGCTGTAAGCAACTGAAGTTATGAATAAAAGAAAGCAGAAGAATAATGGTTTGCACATGTAGTTTTTATACAAAAATCCATTATTAGCTGCGCAATGTTATGGTATATTTTTTCAAAGAATGGTAAAAAAATAAAATTATATTTTCTCTCTATATTCTATTGGTGTAAGCGATGTTTGAGATTTGAAAAATTTAATAAAGTTAGATGTATCGCTAAAATTTAAATTATAGGCAATCTCAGACACATTCATACTTGTATGGGCTACCATGTTTTTTGCTTCAATTAAAACTCTTTCTTTAATTATAGCCATTGCTGGTTTGCGAACTGCCGATGTGCAAACTGTATTTAGCCTATAAGTACTAATGTTCATTAAACTTGCATATTCTCCTACTTGCCTTAGCGCTATAAAATTTTCGTTTAGCAAAGATTTAAATTTATGAAAGTCTGATAGGAGGGAAGGATTATGGCTTTTTTGTGTAGTAGATAGTTCCATTGTTTTTAGCATCACCAAATTTAAATAAGCCGTAAGAGTGCTATGATTAGTACCTTTTTTAAACTCACTATAAAATTGATCTAGCAATACAAACAATGCTGGGTTTTCATTAATATCAAATTTGATGGGTAATTTAAAAGTTGATTTAGGGTAACAGAATAAGAAGACATTGCTTGCTCTTTAAATAAAATAACGAAACCTTCGGGTATTTGGCAGAAATCCCAACAATGCACTTGCCCGTTTCTCAGAAAAAAACCGACGGGCGGTACCACTTCAAAAATATCATCGTCTATGTGATGTACTCCCGAACCTTTGTTTAAAAAAATTAATTCGTGATAACCATCGTGTTTATGAGGTTTGGTAGGCTTGATAACCGGTTTCATTCTAGATACCTTTATCAATAATTCATCTTCTATTTTTTTATTTATTTTGATATACATTTCTGATAGTTAGTATTAAAATTGTGCTTATAATCTATACTAAATATAACCATAGCAATAGTATTTTTTATAATACACACACCTGTATATCAGATAAAGTTGAATGAAATGGTTTTATAAATGATTGATTTGGTTGGATAATCAACTAAAATAACCATTTGAGCAAATGATTTTTAAAATAATAGCTATAAAATTGATCTCAGATAAGCTAAGTGAAAGCAATTGCTGACAATAAAATCTCTTAGCCTTTCACATCATACAATTCTCTAATCATAATGCTTTTAATTTTTCTCTTCTTACTAAAAGTGACATCCACTAGCTCTATACTTAACTTTAGCATCTTAACTTTTTGCAAGTAGTCTTCTATTCTTACCACATTTTTTGTGTCTTCTTTTTGAATTGTGAGGAGTGAACCTGCTTCGAGTTCAAATAAATTTACTGTATTCTCAATATATTCATTAGCTTCTGTACTTATGGTATTTATTGAAGTAATGGCATTGAGTGCAGTAGTAAGTTCTATTATGATAGCTCTTTCTCCCTTATTGTACTTAAGGATATCAACTGATTCTTGTGCATAAGTTGGAAGAACTGTGAGCACAAATATGGAAGCTAAAATTGTAAGTAATTTCATAGGGGCTATATTAAAAAATGTGGGATATGGTTTAATATAGCTAATTATTGGTAGTGCTGCAAGTTGAGACTAATAGAGTAAAAAAAGAAAACCTATCCCGTTAATTAGGATAGGTTTATTTATGAAATTTATTTCTTGATTCGAGCTCTTAACTCTTCTCTAGAGATAATGATTTCTCTGCCAAGTGCTTTGTTATCTCTAAATGTTTGTGTTCTTAAATTCAATTCTCCATTCGGAATTTCAAAAGCTACTGTATACTCATTTCCAAAATTAACAGGGTAGGTGTTATCTATTGTGTAGTAGATTTTACTGTTAGGTATAGAATTGGAAAGCTCGCAAAACATCTTTCCGTCTTTTTCATAGATTTTTACTTGTGGCTCATACACCGCTTTACTAATATTAGTACCAGTTGCATCAAATCTATCGAAGTGCACTTCTGTCTTCTTGATGAATGAATCCCAGTTTTTCTTTGCTTTAGGGCTCCATAAAGTTTCTGATAATGAAAGTGCTCTTGGGTAGGTCATATATAAAGCAAATGGCATGGTTGGTATAACCTCTGTCCATAAGTTACCTTGTCCGCCTAAAATATATTTGGCATCTACACCTTCTGGAACGGGTTCAAACGTATATGTTTTTTCTAGACTGAGCTTTGCATAAATCCAGTTTTCTACATTGTGGTCTCCCTGAGAGTAATCTAAATAAGCAAAAGTAGTTGGAGACATTACTACCGGATGTTCCATTTTTGCCGCTTTTATTCCACCTTTCATTCCTTGCCAGCTCATTACTGCTGTATTTTTAGCTAATTCTCCAGCAAGTATTTCGTCCCAGCCAATTACTTTTTTACCCTTACTTGTAATTATTTTCTCAACTCTGCTCACAAAATAGCTTTGTAACTCTTCGCCATCAGCAATGTTGTTTTTCTCCATAAACGCTCTTACTTCAGAATTTTCTTCCCAATAGCCATGATAGCATTCGTCGCCACCCATGTGGATATATTCACCCGGAAATAGCTCTGCTACTTCTGTAAATACTTTGTCTAAAAACTCATATACTTTTTCGTCTGATGGATTCAATGCATTTTCAACCAACATCTTAAAAGTACCATCTCCATACCACTCAGAAAATTTATCTCCTGGGCTCACATATTTTGGTTTTTTATCAGAAGATAACTCTGGATAAGCTGCCAATGCTGCCATGCTATGTCCTGGAACATCTATTTCAGGTACAATTGTAATGTTTTTATTAGCAGCATATTGGATTACATCTTTAATATGTTCTTGTGTGTAGAATCCACCATATGGAGTGGCTTCATCTTCTTGTGGAGTCGGTCTGTTTTCTCCAAATCTACCGTATCTCTCAACTCTCCATGCACCGATTTCTGTTAACTTAGGCAAAGATTTTATTTCAATTCTCCATCCATTGTCATCGGTTAAATGCCAGTGGAAAACATTGAATTTATACTCTGCCATTTTATCGATGTATTCTTTAACTTCATCTACTGTAAAAAAATGGCGGCTTACATCAAGCATTAAACCTCTCCATTTAAATCTTGGATAATCTGTAATGGTACAACCTGCTATTTTTAATCCATCAGATGGAGCTACTTTTGGCGTTGCAGGTAACAATTGTTTTAATGTTTGAAAACCATTGAATATACCAGCCGCTTCATTAGCAGTTAAGCTTATTTCGCTTGCAGTAACTTTTAATGTATATCCTTCGGTACCTAATTCAGTATTTTTTTTCTTATTAAGATTGATTGAAATAGCAGGTGCATCGCTCGACTTTTCTTTGGTAGTTTTTATTCCAAAATCTTCTACAAATGCTATAAATTGATTTGTATACTCAATCGCTTCTTTATCTTTAGTAAGAATATTAAAAGCGAGGTTTTCTTTAATAGTTAGCGTTTCACCATTTCCATTGTAATTTACCGGTTCAGGTATTATTGAGTGCTGCGCCATAATAGTTTGAGCTACAAGGCAAAGCATAATTGATAATAATAGGTTTCTCATATTAGTTAATAGCTATTTAAATTTGTTTGTACGGTTGTAAGATAGACTTTTTTCCATCTCTTAATTTTTTGCAACTTAAATTTAAGTGTAAATCTTCAGGATTTAAATTGTTTAAAAGTTAAAATGTATGAGTAGTGATATTTGCAACCTGAAAAAATAGGATGGAAATAATTTTACTCTCTCCTTAGAATATGTTTAATATTACTTAGAAATCGGCTTATCAATTATAAACTTTGCTTCCAAAGTGACAATATTCGCTTTTAATACTGTACTTCTTAAATAGGAATTATAGTTTCAACTAATGTTTTTTAAGTCTAAACTACCAATATGGCTTTATGTGAGGATGTCTGTATATTTTATACCCAACCCATACTGATTTGCATAAAAAGCAGAAAGGTCGTAATCTGAGTGTGATATTATTCAGTAGATAGATACTCTTTGTAAGGAGTAAAGTACTTGGCTGCAGTTTGTGTAGAAAACCTATAATTAGGATAAAAGTAACATAGCTTCCTAATTTAATTGGCAATTCTAAATTGAGTGTATGAGAAATAACATCCTAATTGTCGAAGTAGAATCGATAGTAAGATTTAACAACCGGCATTTCATTTAGGTAATAATGGTAGCGAAAGCTGAAAGGAATTTTCATTCGTCGATCTGGTAATCTGCTATTTGGAATTTAGCTGTATTACTTGTGCCTGTATAATCGCTAATACTAGAAGCAGTGCCGATATAATAATTATTTAGTGAAAAGATTGAATTCTTAAGCTAAGAATACCTTACAGCAAAATTGGGCGGCAATTAAGGAAGGTGAAATGTTAACTTACATATTTTTTAAACTTTATTGAAAAGTATAACCACTAAGGTTGTTTTGGTTTTATGTGTTCCATAACCCACCTGAATTCGTAATTATTATGGCATATTTTCCTTGATTTTTTCTGTAATTTGACGGAGCGTACCTTTTAAAGAAATATTACCATTAGCATCAATTAAGTAGTAAACAGGTATAAAGGTTACATCAAAACTTTTAGCAGTAACACTGTTATATGCTTGCAAATCACATACATTGATCATTTCTTCAATACCAGCTCTTTCAATGCCTTTTTTCCATTTGGAGTCATCCGTGTCAAGTGAGAAATTTATTACAACTAGGTTTTCAGTATTTCCCTGTTGGAGCTTTAGTAAGTCTGGGGCTTCTTTGATGCAAGGTGCACAAGATGATGACCAAAAATGAAGTAGTACACTTTTACCCTTCAAACTTTGGAGGTTATATTTTTTGCCTTGCATATCTACGAGTGTTATTTCTGGAGCTGGTTTACCAGGTTGAAAGTAACCAGCTTTACCTGATTTTTCACCAATCTTAAAACCCAAATAAGATTCTTTTACTTTAGTACTCAGTAAATCATAATACGTTTGCAAAGTTTCAAATTGAAGTAGGTTATTACTGAGCAAAAAATCAATAATATTAGCAGACACATATTTATCGCTATTTTTCTCAATAATTTGTTTATTGTCTGATAGAAATGTATGATAGGTGTTCTTTCTTTTTTCTAATTGTTCTTCTGAGTTATTTTCAGATAGCGCCTGAATCGTGTTGTAAAAGCTTTTCCAACTGGATAAAAATTCAAAAAATGCGATGTTATTATTCGGGTCTGAAATAAAAATAGGATTATTCGGATAAGCCTCATCTACAGTATTTTCACCCACTACTTTGTAACTTTCAAAGTTCATTTCTGTCAACTGGCTGGAAAGTACTAGTTCTAGTGGGCGTGTATTATTATATCCATCGACTATCAAATAAAAAAAAGTTGGGGCAGCTATCTTGGCTTCATATGTAACTTTACCATTCTTAATAGACAAAGTATCAGCCAACTCTTTCTGCACATTAATGAGAAATATATTCCCTGATTTTATATCATCAAATTCAATCGTAAGAATTGGACTAGAATGAGCAGCTAATGATAAGAGAATCAACAGGCTTGTCAAAATTGAGGTTTTCATTTTCTAAATAGTTTATAGTATCTGTCAGATTGTTAGTATTGAGCTTAATTTCTTGAATTTTAGATACAGAGTACAAGATTAACTCTAATTAGGTAATGCAGTTTTTTAACTAAAAGGAGGTATCAGTGTGGGTTTTTAATATAGATAGTTTTCTATAGTTAACATAATTATATTTATGAGTATTTTTGTGAAATCTCCTGAAATCCAGCGATTAGCTTAAGCAAGCTTATTGATTAACACAAACAACTTGTACCTTTCTGGCAGTTAGCTTTTGGAAGAAGCCCTAAGGCCAAATGGTGCTTATTAAGCCCTGCAGGCCGCACCCTTCCTGAAATCTGGCTGGGAAGTATAAAGTCCTCAGGGACGATTGTTGATTTAATTGGTGGCACACTAAGTGACCCCGTATGGAATGATTCATCAAACTTTAAGATACCTCCCCCAAAAGCTTTTTTAAAGTTTAAAATGTAAAATTATGAAAAAGAAAATCACAATGGAGGTAGTTAATCCCCTTGCAGCCGGTATTGATGTAGGTTCTAGAAGTCATTTTGTAAGTATTGGTCAAACAAAAGAAGATGTTAGAGAATTTGGTGTATATACCAAAGATCATAATGCAATGATTGAGTGGTTAAAGAAAGCTAAGATTACTACGGTAGCCATGGAAAGTACAGGTAGTTATTGGCAAACATTATTTAGTGCATTACAATTGGCAGAATTTGAGGTAATACTGGTTAATGGCAGGGATGTAAAAAATGTGAAAGGTAAAAAGACAGATATGTTAGATTGTATTTGGATTCAAAAACTACACAGTCTGGGGCTTTTAAGAGGTAGTTATTTACCTGATGAACATACTCGAGAATTGCATACCTATTGTTTATATAGACAGAAATTAATAGAACAAAGCTCCAAGTATATAAATAGAATACAGAAGAATCTTCGCTTAATGAATATTAGGTTAGATGTTGCTATCAATGATATTACAGGTAAAACTGGTTCTGCTATCCTTAATGCTATTCTTTTAGGAGAGAGAAATCCCAAAACACTTTCAGAACTAGCAGATGTAAGGGTCAAAAAAAGTAAAGAAGAAATTGCTAAATCTTTAGATGGGGAATGGAAAGACGACCTACTATATGTTATTAAAGACTGTTGGCAAACTTATCAATATTACCAAGACAGAATTCGAGACCTAGATATTTGCGTAGAAAATACACTAAAAAAGGGGCTTAATATTATTAAAAAAGTAAAACTTCCAGATGTTGGAATGAAACAGCTAAGTAAAAATGATCCAAAATTTGATTTACGTTCACTGGCCTATCAGATACTTGGCATAGATCTATATCAAATTGGAGGGGTTCGAAATGGGACAGTATTAACAGTTTTGAGCACATTGGGAAGTGGAATTAATAAATTTCCTACCTCTAAACACTTTGTGAGTTGGCTAAGGTTAGCTCCTAATAATAAAATAAGTGGTGGCAAAATATTAAGTAGTAGGACTCAAAAAGGGAAAAATCAGTTGAGCATTTCACTTAGAAGAGCTGCTAATGCAATTGGAAATACTAAAACTCACCCACTTAAAAAGTTTTTTTCTAGAATCGCTTACAAAAAAGGTAGAGGTGCAGCTATTACTGCTACTGCCAGAAAATTAGCTGTAATTATTTATAGGATGCTTCTCTATAAAGAGGACTTCAATCCAGGACTCCATGCGAATGAGGAAAGGGAAAGGCTGAAAAAGATCATAGCAGTCAGGAAAAAAGTGGCAGCATTGAACCTTACTGATGCCGAAAAGGGAGCTATTTTCACTTAGGAGGCAAGGAAAGTGGAAGAGTTGTATGGAATTGGCCTTACACAAAGCTGTAAGCCCATGAAAAACAAAGAAAAATTACAAAAAACAACAACGAAAACGAGGGTCGACTCGACAGAGGTCGTCCCAACGAAACGAAGTTTTGCGCTAGCACAGCGTCAGGAGATTATCGAATACTATAACACAGGGTATTTTACTGCAGAAATTCTTTGCAAAAGATATGGTATATCGGTAAACTTGTTTAGGCAGTGGTTAAGATCAGAAAAACGAAGAGAACAAAACCAACTCAAAAACAGTCAATGCCAAATGGATGATCCAGACTACAAGGATAAAGATGCTGAAATTGCAGCCCTCAAAAAAGCACTCCAACAAAAAGAGAAAGAGCTGAATTATGCTAAAATGAAGCATAAGGCATTGGATATTTTAATTGAAATCGCTGAAGAAAGATTTGACATCATAATAAAGCTTGCAGCTGCAAAAAAGTCTGGGCCTTGGCGGTAGACAAGATGCGTCTTGTGTTTCCATTGTTGAGTTTGACCTTAATCTGTAGTTTTTATGATCGACATCGGCAAAGTTATTATGAGGCTGTACGACGTGAGAAAGCTTATCAAGAAATAGCAGATAAAGTCATCAAAAAAGTAAGTTCACTCAGAGAAGTATTACCAGGTATTGGTACTTCAAAACTGCATTTTTTGATGAAGGATTGGCTGGAAACTGAAGGGATTAAAATGGGCAGAGACAAGCTCCATGAGCTTCTCAGAGAAAGAAATTTGCTGATAAAAAAAAGAGATGGCATCAGAACTACTAACTCCAATCATCATTACAGGAAATACAATGATAAACGCAGAAGTTTAGAAGTTACTAGACCAGAGAGATTATGGGTATCAGATATTACGTACGTCCCAGTTAAAGGGAATTACTCATATCTAAGTTTGGTTACTGATGCTTACTCTAGAAAAGTAGTCGGCTGGGCAATGGAAGATAGTCTAGAAGCTGAAGGACCAATGAAAGCTTTACAAATGGCATTAAAACAGCGAAAAAATGATAAGAAAATGGATTTAATGCATCATTCTGACAGAGGTAGTCAATATTGTTCCAATGATTATACAAAGCTTTTGAAGAAAAATAAGATTGAAATTAGTATGGTTCAAACTGGAGATCCAAGAGACAACGGGATTGCTGAGAGAATGCACAGGACATTGAAAACGGAGTTCTTATATGGTAAACCCAAAGGTTTTTTATCTACTGCAGCAGCTTCAGAAACTATGGAAAAGAATATTGAGGCCTATAATAATATGAGGCCTCATGCCAGTGTGGATTACCTCACCCCTGCCCAAGCTCATTGCTTGGAGGGTAAGATTCATAAACGGTGGAAAGCTCCCGATTGGAAAAATCGAAAAAGCAGGAAAAAGGAAATCAATCTAGAAGACTACTACGAATTTAATGGCGTGAAAGGATTCTAA from Chondrinema litorale includes the following:
- a CDS encoding transposase — translated: MKNKEKLQKTTTKTRVDSTEVVPTKRSFALAQRQEIIEYYNTGYFTAEILCKRYGISVNLFRQWLRSEKRREQNQLKNSQCQMDDPDYKDKDAEIAALKKALQQKEKELNYAKMKHKALDILIEIAEERFDIIIKLAAAKKSGPWR
- a CDS encoding IS3 family transposase, yielding MAVDKMRLVFPLLSLTLICSFYDRHRQSYYEAVRREKAYQEIADKVIKKVSSLREVLPGIGTSKLHFLMKDWLETEGIKMGRDKLHELLRERNLLIKKRDGIRTTNSNHHYRKYNDKRRSLEVTRPERLWVSDITYVPVKGNYSYLSLVTDAYSRKVVGWAMEDSLEAEGPMKALQMALKQRKNDKKMDLMHHSDRGSQYCSNDYTKLLKKNKIEISMVQTGDPRDNGIAERMHRTLKTEFLYGKPKGFLSTAAASETMEKNIEAYNNMRPHASVDYLTPAQAHCLEGKIHKRWKAPDWKNRKSRKKEINLEDYYEFNGVKGF
- a CDS encoding IS110 family transposase → MKKKITMEVVNPLAAGIDVGSRSHFVSIGQTKEDVREFGVYTKDHNAMIEWLKKAKITTVAMESTGSYWQTLFSALQLAEFEVILVNGRDVKNVKGKKTDMLDCIWIQKLHSLGLLRGSYLPDEHTRELHTYCLYRQKLIEQSSKYINRIQKNLRLMNIRLDVAINDITGKTGSAILNAILLGERNPKTLSELADVRVKKSKEEIAKSLDGEWKDDLLYVIKDCWQTYQYYQDRIRDLDICVENTLKKGLNIIKKVKLPDVGMKQLSKNDPKFDLRSLAYQILGIDLYQIGGVRNGTVLTVLSTLGSGINKFPTSKHFVSWLRLAPNNKISGGKILSSRTQKGKNQLSISLRRAANAIGNTKTHPLKKFFSRIAYKKGRGAAITATARKLAVIIYRMLLYKEDFNPGLHANEERERLKKIIAVRKKVAALNLTDAEKGAIFT